From the Cucumis sativus cultivar 9930 chromosome 5, Cucumber_9930_V3, whole genome shotgun sequence genome, the window ttgaaacgcttttaaaacaacattttttagattttttttctctagtcAATCCAAAAAGCCTCCAAATAATGCAAGCCAGAGCAACTACTAGATAAAGTCTCAACATCCTATATCAGTTCATCACAcgttcaaaattgaaaagggAGAATGTGTAAGAAACCTGACGAGCAACTTGAGACAACTGTCGACTCTCCCTCGTCGATTCTCCGATCAAGTTAGACCTCTCAAACTCAGGCTCAAACTTTAGTTTCTCACGCAAACTTTTTGCATTGCTCTTTCCTggagaaatattttcatcagAAATGTCTATTGCTTCCCTCTTGCGTTTTCTTTGCCTTGTACATCTAAGAATCATTTTCTTGTCTACTTGGCAAGGAGAATAGTTTGTAACTTCACATATTTGCTCGCATTTTGTATCAGGATTCATTTCAGAGTTCGACTTAGAACttggaaaaatcaaattccTAATTCCACCACTATCCTGTTTCACCGTCAATGCAGTCAAATCTTTCTTACTGTGTGCTGCATTCTCGAGGACTTTGGATTTATTGACCTTAACACTGGCAGTAACACTAGGGAGAACTGATAAAGAATCAATATAACTTTCTGTTGATGCGAGTTCTGGATCCAAGCAGgttaatttcttcatcttcctttgATGCTTAGTTATGTTGAAATGATCTTCACCAGATTTCCTATTATCATTAACTAGATTAATGGAAGTACTACATGGAGATAGGACAAAAGACTTATCGCAAGGATTGATAGGCTGATCGGGAGAGTGACCATTTAAATTCCCTGTTTTCATGTTTCCTTTTGGTTGCTCTTGAATAGAATCCCAACTTGCATCTTTGTAACTGACAATTTTATGCTCCTCCGGCGAACGAGAACTTAGTGTCACCTTTCCACTACCAACCATCAGAGGTGGTCGATATTCACTCTTATCAGATCTCACGTCACCATCTTTCAATTGTGGCTTGCAAATGGAAATGATGCATGATGGATGATGAGGTTTCGTGAGTTGACTAGCATGCAACCTGCAAGTGCCTGTTTTACATTTTCCAAATTGAGACGTGTTTCTTAATGAATGGAGCTTTACGGATCTCTTTAACACAGCACCAtgacaattcttttttatatcgGTCTTTCCAGTTCTGATAGAGAGGCCTCTTTCCTCCTTGTTCCTTCTTTTTACTAAAGGTTCCTTTCCCTCAAGGACCTGGCTATCTTTTACATCAATACCTAGAGGTAAACCATAATCCAGGAAATTCCTTTCTAGCGAACGAATTCTCTGGGGGCACCTCTTACTAGATAACCTATGCTCCTTGATTCTCAGTACTGTGGAGGTAGAGTCAGAATCATGAGAATGAATTATGTCAACGTGAGAAGCAGATAAGTGATCGATAGACCTTGGCACACTATTGTACATTGCTTGAGCAATCTGTTCCATCTTCGTGctatttaaattagaagaCACTGTTTGCAGTTCTGGTGAGGAAGGACGGGAAGAATCCGGCTCAAGGGTAGACCGACTGGAGaaagtaattttattcataatCTTTCCTTCCATTGGCTGcattttgtctttcttttccttctccaacTGGTTTTTTGCCTCTTTCAACTGCATTCTAAGATCTGTTATCACATCCTCTGCCTTGTGAAGTTTTGCTTCAAGCTCTTCAACTTTTCTCCTCTGGCATAATGACGTTATTTCTGCTTCATGCATCTGCAAAGGAGAATGGTATGCCCATTTGgatgaaataagaaaaaacagtTAGAAATGGCTACTACAGTAGTGATGATATTTCTGCCCATATTCCAAGTTCCAACTATAATAAATTCAGTGATTGGAAATGGCCACCACAGTAATAAACCAAGAGAGGTTTGCATTGGTAGGTCACTTATAGAAGTTTGAAAGTCGCaaagaaagtgaaattttcatttggtcCCTTTTTTATAGAAACCGTCATACTGCTGGAAACTTACAAAGGTAGTTCCTAAGTTGGGATTTATCTCTTTCTATCTGCTGCTTTTGTCTTAAGGAGGCTGAGACACCGATGATTTTTCTCCCTTGCCCTTTTTGTTCAAAAGGTTTGGTACTTCGGTGTAGTTATATTCCGAAAAAGGTGGATCTCTGGCTTGTGTCGAGTGTAGGAGGAAAGGTGTTTAATGGCAAAgccaaaattttttaaaactgtgCGGTGAGAGCTACTTTATCCTatttgaaaagagaataaaaaaactctTACATAACTCATTAAGCATCAGTGGGACAGAATAAACCTATGTATAACAGAAAGATAACCAATACGAAGGGGCTTTGTTGCTAAACAACTTTAACAAACTAATCGAAGTGtattatgtaatatttttaaagatagaaCGACCTCAGTGGATTCCTTTTGAAGCGGTGTTCAAAGAGCAAGAAATGTTTTTGTAGAAACAGCCTCTCATGAATGGAAAACTTTGATTACGTAACTTTCTTTTGGGTGGGAGGAAATTCTATCTACTCCCAGCTCCCAGGTTttgttattatcataattattattttatttttattatttttgtttgagataCATAAGACTCCTGTTTCACAAATTTATTTGCTTGACGAAAGTTCAAATTCCATTTGTCAGCTAACATCAAACTCTTAATCTTTATGAATCCCGACTTGTTTTAACATCTTGTTAAGCAACATTTAATACAGAACTTGacataataaaacaaatgatGACTACACTTCCATGAAATtagtttaacttttcaagtaaactaatgcaaataattaaagtcaTATCTTAGTGACGGAATGTCTCAGACTATCAATCAAATTTACAATTGGGAAAGAGCCTTAAATCATATGTAGAAGTTAAAACTCTAACCATTTGCAAGAAACGATAATCAAGCAATCATAAAATTTCAGATCACCTTCAACAAAGGGTTTGCTCTTTGCTGAATATTGTTAGGTACAGTAATTCCAAAGCTAGGAAATTTAATTACGAGAAGGATAATCCAAAAAGTATCCAATTGCGTTCTGTTTCAGATGCCATTAACTTGAAGTACTCGTATCCACTGATGGTTCTAGTCCTCCAGGGGCTAGATAAAACTCAAATGTCCCCATAAAACCTCAAACGAACTCACAAGCAAAACTTAAACGCAGAGGTCATTATAAATGGGAAAAAAGTGTCTAACCCACCCATCTaggatataatgaaaaataacaacatAAATAAAGATCCCAATATAGCATTCAATAAATTAGAGATACAtgcaacaaaaatatcaattgaATTGTCGAAGGCAATAATGAGAAATTCAAATCTAGCTAATACTTTTGTCCGTAGTTAAAACTCCATTGAGAATATCATACAGTATCACTATTTGGATTCGAATATGTTGCTGGCTAATAAAGGTACTCCCCTTTATACATTCAGTTGGgaacttatatatttataacattgCCTTATACACAACCCAAGCAGCCAAATAACCATTGTGTAATACGTACAAGAAATGAACATGAAGAACATGTCATtctatagtaaaattttgcaGAACTATTACAATGTAGAAAAGCACAGCTACTCATCAAGCCGTAAGAAGCAAACACAATGATAAACATCCCAAATACGCAGCAATTTACGCTGCcataatcaatcaatcaattttgAGAAGGAATCAAAAAGTAGAAAAGACGAAAGTTAAGATAGTATTAGAACAAAATTTACCTTGGAATCGATCATGTTCTTCAAGCGAAGGAGCATCCTGAGTGCCTCATCCTTGACAGAAGAAAGATCCTGCTGGAGACAAAGCACTTTACGCTCGGATACCATTACACGAGCCGCAGCCTCCTTCACCGTGTTCAAGATTATATCAGCATAAGCCGTTTTGAGAGCCATCATTTTCTGAAAACagtaaaaaagaatcaaataacGAAAAACGTAATAATGTTTTCCagtacaaaaacaaagaagatacCGATACTTCCAAAGctccaaaaacaaagaaaagatgatGCGTTGAATGAAGGTAATCcgattaaagaaacaaaaaatgcgGAAGTGAATGAATAGTACCTGGCGTTCGTCATCCATGgctgaataaataaaaatttggagCAAGAACTGAAAGATCAACTGAAACTGAAACACAACTCAACTGAACTAAAAACTTCAGCTATGAAATGGAATCTGTTGTCATTGCAATGGCtttgagatttgaatttgGTTAGATGCAGGAGGGAGGGGGGTGGGATTCCTATGGTAGTTTGGGGAGCATTTCGGCGGGGGAGCGGTTTCGGTTAAGAGGAAGGAAGGGGGGCTGAAAAAACGACGGCGTTTAAAGAGAAAACGACAGCGTTTGGAGGGAACCTTCGACGTGAGCGATTGAGATGCTTAGTTTTCAAAGGCGCgcaagaaagaaggaaatttGGGGGGTGGGACCCatgtgaaaaataatttgttaaataaaattaaatctgGAAATGTACTTTCggcattttatttctttattgttaaatttttagaGCGCGGTTTGTTAAGGCTCtattcttccaatttcaaaatttgaaaccatAAGGTCGTTAAAACGTAGGCCCATTTTaacatcatcattttcaaaatgcacactactttttccttttcttctcctcccAAAATACGAAAATCATATATGAACTTCATATTTGAGAGTAGTTTTAAAAGAGGTAAAATCGAATTAAGAATTATTGAGTTTTacaaatgaatgaatgaaagaactacaaatttcaaagtgttttattttatttttggtcaCAATC encodes:
- the LOC105435605 gene encoding uncharacterized protein LOC105435605 isoform X2, which translates into the protein MHEAEITSLCQRRKVEELEAKLHKAEDVITDLRMQLKEAKNQLEKEKKDKMQPMEGKIMNKITFSSRSTLEPDSSRPSSPELQTVSSNLNSTKMEQIAQAMYNSVPRSIDHLSASHVDIIHSHDSDSTSTVLRIKEHRLSSKRCPQRIRSLERNFLDYGLPLGIDVKDSQVLEGKEPLVKRRNKEERGLSIRTGKTDIKKNCHGAVLKRSVKLHSLRNTSQFGKCKTGTCRLHASQLTKPHHPSCIISICKPQLKDGDVRSDKSEYRPPLMVGSGKVTLSSRSPEEHKIVSYKDASWDSIQEQPKGNMKTGNLNGHSPDQPINPCDKSFVLSPCSTSINLVNDNRKSGEDHFNITKHQRKMKKLTCLDPELASTESYIDSLSVLPSVTASVKVNKSKVLENAAHSKKDLTALTVKQDSGGIRNLIFPSSKSNSEMNPDTKCEQICEVTNYSPCQVDKKMILRCTRQRKRKREAIDISDENISPGKSNAKSLREKLKFEPEFERSNLIGESTRESRQLSQVARQLVSLSRKRWE
- the LOC105435605 gene encoding uncharacterized protein LOC105435605 isoform X1, translated to MDDERQKMMALKTAYADIILNTVKEAAARVMVSERKVLCLQQDLSSVKDEALRMLLRLKNMIDSKMHEAEITSLCQRRKVEELEAKLHKAEDVITDLRMQLKEAKNQLEKEKKDKMQPMEGKIMNKITFSSRSTLEPDSSRPSSPELQTVSSNLNSTKMEQIAQAMYNSVPRSIDHLSASHVDIIHSHDSDSTSTVLRIKEHRLSSKRCPQRIRSLERNFLDYGLPLGIDVKDSQVLEGKEPLVKRRNKEERGLSIRTGKTDIKKNCHGAVLKRSVKLHSLRNTSQFGKCKTGTCRLHASQLTKPHHPSCIISICKPQLKDGDVRSDKSEYRPPLMVGSGKVTLSSRSPEEHKIVSYKDASWDSIQEQPKGNMKTGNLNGHSPDQPINPCDKSFVLSPCSTSINLVNDNRKSGEDHFNITKHQRKMKKLTCLDPELASTESYIDSLSVLPSVTASVKVNKSKVLENAAHSKKDLTALTVKQDSGGIRNLIFPSSKSNSEMNPDTKCEQICEVTNYSPCQVDKKMILRCTRQRKRKREAIDISDENISPGKSNAKSLREKLKFEPEFERSNLIGESTRESRQLSQVARQLVSLSRKRWE